A genomic window from Salvia miltiorrhiza cultivar Shanhuang (shh) chromosome 5, IMPLAD_Smil_shh, whole genome shotgun sequence includes:
- the LOC131026430 gene encoding aspartic proteinase CDR1-like: MINFFLFLSFLPWTSSSFSLKLIHRDSPFSPLYQPNITGLERFLKNAVISVARASHFDKTSQNQNVSIRLPARLENPIFTVEIGMGTPAVKRTLIFDTGSGITWTQCRPCIRCFKQNDPLFDAKRSSTYKPIGRKHPLAGGFTCTPFGCGYFIGYYSGQFSAGPAAAETFTFHTNLRAPATVSGLVFGCGTSNVGRYPPEVSGILAMDKEPTSFPRQLGSMIKGRFSYCLSPTTASYVRFGDEARIRGRNGQTTPFLNANTKRSAILYGLNLMDLSINGRKLGARFPEGCFIDSGSSLSLLNARAFVAVRDFVVSYFDRVRNVRRYAGNDALKKFLCYSNPAGGFAGFPSMTFHLKGADYHVPPSNLFFYVEGSVFCLAIMESRDVSILGAFQQRNVRIVYDLKEKMLSFAPEECSRDFQLGG, translated from the coding sequence ATGATCAacttcttcctcttcctctcaTTTCTCCCATGGACGTCGTCCAGTTTCAGCTTGAAGCTCATCCACAGGGACTCGCCCTTCTCCCCTCTATACCAACCAAACATCACAGGCTTGGAACGTTTCCTGAAAAACGCGGTGATCTCGGTAGCCCGCGCCTCACATTTCGATAAAACAAGCCAAAACCAAAACGTGTCGATACGGCTTCCAGCAAGGCTGGAGAACCCCATCTTCACTGTGGAGATAGGCATGGGCACCCCTGCCGTGAAGAGAACACTCATCTTCGACACGGGCAGCGGCATCACGTGGACGCAGTGCAGGCCCTGCATCCGATGCTTCAAGCAAAACGACCCCTTGTTCGACGCCAAGAGGTCTAGCACCTACAAACCCATCGGCAGAAAGCACCCACTCGCAGGGGGGTTCACGTGCACTCCATTTGGCTGCGGCTACTTCATCGGCTATTACAGCGGCCAGTTCTCTGCAGGCCCCGCAGCAGCCGAGACTTTCACCTTCCACACCAATCTAAGAGCTCCTGCTACGGTATCCGGTCTTGTATTCGGTTGCGGCACATCCAACGTCGGCAGATACCCGCCGGAGGTGAGCGGCATACTCGCAATGGACAAAGAGCCCACCTCCTTCCCTCGCCAGCTGGGGAGCATGATCAAGGGACGTTTCTCCTACTGCCTCTCGCCGACCACAGCCTCGTACGTGAGGTTCGGCGACGAAGCCAGGATACGAGGGAGGAACGGGCAGACGACGCCGTTCCTCAACGCCAACACCAAACGCAGCGCCATTCTGTACGGCCTCAACTTGATGGACCTGAGCATCAATGGGAGGAAGCTGGGTGCTAGGTTCCCCGAGGGGTGCTTCATAGATTCGGGGTCTTCGTTGAGTCTGTTGAACGCGAGGGCGTTCGTTGCGGTGAGAGATTTCGTGGTGAGTTATTTCGACAGGGTTAGGAATGTGAGGAGATATGCAGGAAATGATGCGTTGAAGAAGTTCCTGTGCTACAGTAACCCGGCGGGGGGGTTCGCGGGGTTTCCGAGCATGACGTTCCATTTGAAGGGGGCTGATTACCATGTGCCGCCGTCGAACCTCTTCTTCTACGTGGAGGGGAGCGTCTTCTGCTTGGCGATCATGGAGTCGAGGGACGTCTCCATTTTGGGGGCGTTTCAGCAGAGGAATGTGAGGATCGTCTATGATTTGAAGGAGAAGATGCTTTCGTTTGCTCCCGAAGAATGTTCCAGAGATTTCCAGCTTGGTGGTTGA
- the LOC131026431 gene encoding interactor of constitutive active ROPs 1-like isoform X1, giving the protein MPRTSRVTEVALRPSPRGPPNLRTSSADSDPSHIRPRTERSPKVADGRSQRGSQSNPLNQKKLGTRIADLESQLGLAQEELKSLKGQIVSTETAKKAAQDQLDKKPKKPQKAPEPLEIVEKHSTPAEARKLSKKDSTSMYEATDEIQEETDVYEVPNEKKTVEPKAEPELPAEDDELKHNSISLSVESPATIEPENPLVDELASKNEQINLLKAHLDEKEKELDESRQENENLKSQLEEKSLKISSAQSEIDELNQRLTLVSEELEKSKNSAAQTTEKLEATEKAKESLENEMKMLRVQTEQWRKAADAAASVLAGGMEANGRRISERCGSMDKLYGNTFDHVGGFTGYVGSPGLMDDADDVFGGEKRKGIRMFGDLWKKKSQK; this is encoded by the exons ATGCCAAGAACAAG TAGAGTAACAGAAGTAGCTCTACGGCCATCTCCTCGAGGGCCTCCTAATCTGAGGACGTCCAGCGCTGATTCTGATCCATCACATATTCGTCCCAGGACGGAGAGGAGCCCAAAAGTAGCCGATGGTCGGTCACAGAGAGGGTCCCAGTCCAACCCATTGAATCAGAAGAAACTAGGAACTCGCATTGCAGATTTGGAATCTCAACTTGGCCTTGCACAGGAGGAGCTCAAGAGTCTGAAGGGTCAGATAGTCTCAACCGAGACTGCTAAAAAAGCAGCGCAGGATCAACTTGACAAGAAACCCAAGAAACCACAGAAGGCTCCTGAGCCATTGGAAATCGTAGAAAAGCACTCAACTCCGGCTGAGGCTCGAAAACTGAGCAAGAAGGATAGCACTTCAATGTACGAAGCAACTGATGAGATCCAGGAGGAAACTGATGTTTATGAAGTTCCTAACGAGAAGAAAACAGTGGAGCCTAAGGCTGAACCAGAACTGCCAGCTGAAGATGATGAACTCAAACATAATTCTATCTCTTTGTCAGTTGAGTCACCGGCCACTATTGAGCCAGAGAATCCATTGGTTGATGAGTTGGCTTCAAAGAATGAGCAGATAAACTTGCTGAAAGCCCATTTAGATGAGAAGGAAAAAGAATTGGATGAGTCCCGTCAAGAAAATGAAAACTTAAAGAGCCAGCTCGAAGAGAAGTCGCTGAAGATATCATCAGCTCAATCTGAGATTGATGAACTGAACCAGAGGTTGACTTTGGTTAGTGAAGAGCTGGAGAAGAGTAAAAACAGTGCTGCCCAGACAACCGAAAAGTTAGAAGCAACGGAAAAGGCCAAAGAGTCGCTTGAAAATGAGATGAAGATGCTTCGTGTACAAACTGAGCAATGGCGAAAAGCAGCAGATGCAGCAGCTTCTGTTCTGGCTGGGGGGATGGAGGCGAATGGCAGGAGGATATCAGAGAGATGTGGCTCCATGGATAAACTCTACGGCAACACGTTCGATCATGTTGGTGGATTTACAGGTTATGTAGGCTCACCTGGACTAATGGATGATGCAGATGATGTTTTTGGAGGTGAAAAGAGGAAAGGCATTAGAATGTTTGGAGACCTGTGGAAAAAGAAGAGCCAGAAGTAA
- the LOC131026431 gene encoding interactor of constitutive active ROPs 1-like isoform X2 has protein sequence MPRTRVTEVALRPSPRGPPNLRTSSADSDPSHIRPRTERSPKVADGRSQRGSQSNPLNQKKLGTRIADLESQLGLAQEELKSLKGQIVSTETAKKAAQDQLDKKPKKPQKAPEPLEIVEKHSTPAEARKLSKKDSTSMYEATDEIQEETDVYEVPNEKKTVEPKAEPELPAEDDELKHNSISLSVESPATIEPENPLVDELASKNEQINLLKAHLDEKEKELDESRQENENLKSQLEEKSLKISSAQSEIDELNQRLTLVSEELEKSKNSAAQTTEKLEATEKAKESLENEMKMLRVQTEQWRKAADAAASVLAGGMEANGRRISERCGSMDKLYGNTFDHVGGFTGYVGSPGLMDDADDVFGGEKRKGIRMFGDLWKKKSQK, from the exons ATGCCAAGAACAAG AGTAACAGAAGTAGCTCTACGGCCATCTCCTCGAGGGCCTCCTAATCTGAGGACGTCCAGCGCTGATTCTGATCCATCACATATTCGTCCCAGGACGGAGAGGAGCCCAAAAGTAGCCGATGGTCGGTCACAGAGAGGGTCCCAGTCCAACCCATTGAATCAGAAGAAACTAGGAACTCGCATTGCAGATTTGGAATCTCAACTTGGCCTTGCACAGGAGGAGCTCAAGAGTCTGAAGGGTCAGATAGTCTCAACCGAGACTGCTAAAAAAGCAGCGCAGGATCAACTTGACAAGAAACCCAAGAAACCACAGAAGGCTCCTGAGCCATTGGAAATCGTAGAAAAGCACTCAACTCCGGCTGAGGCTCGAAAACTGAGCAAGAAGGATAGCACTTCAATGTACGAAGCAACTGATGAGATCCAGGAGGAAACTGATGTTTATGAAGTTCCTAACGAGAAGAAAACAGTGGAGCCTAAGGCTGAACCAGAACTGCCAGCTGAAGATGATGAACTCAAACATAATTCTATCTCTTTGTCAGTTGAGTCACCGGCCACTATTGAGCCAGAGAATCCATTGGTTGATGAGTTGGCTTCAAAGAATGAGCAGATAAACTTGCTGAAAGCCCATTTAGATGAGAAGGAAAAAGAATTGGATGAGTCCCGTCAAGAAAATGAAAACTTAAAGAGCCAGCTCGAAGAGAAGTCGCTGAAGATATCATCAGCTCAATCTGAGATTGATGAACTGAACCAGAGGTTGACTTTGGTTAGTGAAGAGCTGGAGAAGAGTAAAAACAGTGCTGCCCAGACAACCGAAAAGTTAGAAGCAACGGAAAAGGCCAAAGAGTCGCTTGAAAATGAGATGAAGATGCTTCGTGTACAAACTGAGCAATGGCGAAAAGCAGCAGATGCAGCAGCTTCTGTTCTGGCTGGGGGGATGGAGGCGAATGGCAGGAGGATATCAGAGAGATGTGGCTCCATGGATAAACTCTACGGCAACACGTTCGATCATGTTGGTGGATTTACAGGTTATGTAGGCTCACCTGGACTAATGGATGATGCAGATGATGTTTTTGGAGGTGAAAAGAGGAAAGGCATTAGAATGTTTGGAGACCTGTGGAAAAAGAAGAGCCAGAAGTAA